In Nilaparvata lugens isolate BPH chromosome 13, ASM1435652v1, whole genome shotgun sequence, the sequence agttttcccaaggatgaaacctagtgcaatcgattttttatatcataaacctaccatgttccaaattttgtgaaaatcgttagagccgttttcgagatccgttgaacataaatagccagatataaacagatatacagaaattgctcgcttaatataataggatatgctACAATCAATTTCAGTCCGGAAGTTATGGAATTAAtttagaaatacaaaataaatttagtGTTCAAGAGGTGAATGCCCGAACATCATCAAAATCTGTTCTCTTTTACAAATTTTGTTTTCTTCTATCTCTTATTTATTATCACAATTAGAAAGCTGCAATCAATTTCAGTCCCAAAGTTTTGTAGACTTTATTAATTTAGAGAAACAAAATCGATTATACATCATCAAAGTCTGTTGTCTTTTGCAAATTTTGTTTTCTTCTATCTCTTATTTATTATCACAATTAGAAAGCTGCAATCAATTTCAGTCCCAAAGTTTTGTAGACTTTATTAATTTAGAGAAACAAAATCGATTATACATCATCAAAGTCTGTTGTCTTTTGCAAATTTTGTTTTCTTCTATCTCTCTATTATCACAAGTAGTAAGCTGCAATCAATTTCAGTCCCAAAGTTTTGTAGGCTTCATTAATTTAAAGAAACAAAATCTATTACATCATCAAAGTCTGTTGTCTTTTGCAAATCTTGTTTTCTTCTATCTCTTTATTACCACAAGTAGAAAGCTGCAATCAATTTCAGTCCCAAAGTTTTGTAGGCTTTATTAATTTAAAGAAACAAAATCTTTTACATCATCAAAGTCTGTTGTCTTTTGCAAATTTTGTTTTCTTCTATCTCTTTATTACCACAAGTAGAAAGCTGCAATCAATTTCAGTCCCAaagtttatttgtaattaaCTTAGAtaaacaaaatcaatttcaatctttgAGTGGTGGAAGCCCGAACTTCTCAGGTTTGAAATAATCGAGTGTATCTATGACTAATGTTGCATCTTCTGTCAGTTTCTTGTCGAAATGTGGATTTGGAGTCATGACACATTTCATACCAGCCGCTAAAGCTGCCGTCTTACCCGCTACTGAATCTTCAAACACTAGAACCTggagagagaatagaaaattaactgataattttaacattattGGCACATTTTATAATGAAACATGAAAGCTATATCCTACAAATATAGCTCTAGAAATATCAGAGATTCTGTCAAATCATTCGATAAGagaaaaaatctgatgtggtacaatcacacaactttccttgctcattgaactgtaagccccgttcttaaacgagaataatttaggggaataacataatgacgattggcggcaacattttatttgaaactacgatcagacttctgtatatatgtgtgtatataattgttttcagagtactttttcctttgtgtaaattttgaaattcgaagatttttttaaaagtcatcaaaacagctgttctacagatgaaatatctcgactatgtgttctttttatgaactgctctttTTATTcacatgcacgagaaggaggttacagaatccatttctcaaggatggggtggaccccccattattttcccagaaaggagactaatgccagttaatagagcttataaataactaactatacagggtatgaatttgaaaagaatcggtcaagtcatttttgagaatatcgtgaaaaacatggttttttagtaattatcagccatttttctcaagaatattacggagctcctgcaattttcccagaaatgagactcatgtcggttgatagggcttataaatagctatccatggtataaatttgaagaaaatcgttagagccgttttcgagaaaaccttgaaaaacatggtttttagtgattatccgccatttttctcaagaatattacggagctcctgcaattttcccagaaatgaggctcatgtcagttgatagggcttataaatagctatccatggtataaatttgaagaaaatcgttagagccgttttcgagaaaaccgtgaaaaacatggttttttagtaattatccgccattttttccgccattttgaattcaattttattgaatttcctattgtcagatcctcatggtataacgaccttaagtttgaaattccaagtcaatcggttaattaggaatggagttatcgtgttcacagacatacacacatacacacacacacacacacacacacacacacacagaccaacacccaaaaatcatgtttttggactcgggggaccttgaaacgtatagaaaacttgaaatctgggtaccttaatttttttggaaagcaatactttccctacttatggtaatagggcaaggaaagtaaaaaaatgataaataggAAGCTATATTGGACCTCACTGTACCCCGAAGATTTCTGCTACTTTAAGTAGGCTATTACAAACAGATGGATAGCTATAAGGAGGTCTGTtcgataatatataaaaattagtAAATATAGGCCTTGTTTTCGAGAATGTTGTTATAGCCTACATGACAGGGTGAAgatttcatcaataatatcaaaatgataaggattgttttcaaaaatttcattaggcCTACAGATGATTACATGTGAACCTCTACcctatttttgtatttcattgCAAATTTTACCATCAACTCTTAGTGCAttggaattcaatttgtaattttgaatgaaaataaaggTTTCACCAACATTTTTAGGATCCGGTTTACCCGGGAACCGGGAAGCGCACACCAGGAAGATATCCGGTTCGGGTTTACCTCGTTTGACATCAGGGTCGCCAACCCCACAAACCATGTGTGTGAAATACTGGAACAGACATTTCTTGTCGTGGCGTTTAGTTTTCAGTTCCATTTCGTCTGGGGTACTACTAGTCGCTATTGCCATAGGGATACCATGTGCTGCGAAGTGTTTTACTAGTTTTTCTGCTCCTGGAAATTCCAAAAATAacctatttattaatttcttcgTTACTCATCATACTCATTATTGAATTCATCcattatttatatggatattattacagtatattgtttatatcatattgatattatgatattaatatatcaatgatattatgatatactgCCTTGGGGATATCATGAGCTGCAGATTGTTTTACTAGTATTTTTGCTCCAAATTCGAGAAGATTACCTTTCTATTAATCTATTTATGATTAAATCAATGAATTTATCactcattcattattttctattcataCTGCCATGTGGATTTCATGGGgtgcaaatattattttactagaGTATTCCACTCCTGAAAATACAAAAagttttctcattttttaatttattcattattattttatgaatatactTCCATGGAGATACTATCAACAACAAATTAAATGTTTCACTAGTTTTTCCGCTCCTGAAAATCCCCCAAAAACCTCATTATTATTCGTACTGTCAAGGGGATAGTATGAGTTTTTCGGCTCATAAAATCCTAAAAATTTTACGGTGAGTTAACTAAGTTTTTCCGTTCctgaaaaatcaatgaaaatcaCTACTACCTGCtcaatttgtttattattaccTAATTCATACTGCCATGGAGATACTATATTATTCGCTGCAAAGAGTTTTCGCTCAAAagtgattgatgaatttttattcttatatATTATCGAACTTGAATTTTTAAGTTTAAATTTCGTCCCTTTTCCTCTTTGATTTCATCCCTTTCCaataaatttttgttatttcCCCTTTTTTATCAATTCTCCAGCAAAATCTTATGTATTTTACATATTTTCTTTCATCTTATATCTTATACTTCTTGAAATCTTTGaagtttcatatttattttgttcaactttattcaacttttttaaCTTGTTTTTTTTGTGAGTGGCCACTTtccgaaaaacctttgggtttggcaggaccctcaattggtttgagttttgaataaaaattttgatttgatttgaaattcgaGTCAAGAAGAATAATATGGGAGATAAAGTAagagtgtaaatttaaagtattctGCTCAACCTTATTAGTATCCGGTTCCCAAatgtttcccattagggaactttggactatgtacggcgaggtggaactacccttgggtttCCCCCCCATTGAAatccatacgctaataataatatggGAGATATtgcatcaaataattattaatagagcaattttattcaataatgaacTACCGGTACACtaatccaataattattattattgggaaTTTTTTGATTACCTGGCATGAAATTAGAGTCATACAATTTCTCCTCCATCATAGACCTTAGTACGCATTTAATCTCTTCTAGAGAGAGAGGAAGTTCAAAAAGATCAATCAGGTTTTGTCTGACGACATCACCCAGTTGTCCTGCTAACATAGGCAGGTACTCGTCTTTGAATTCTTTTCCAAATTTCTCTGCTATTTTTCTGTAGGCCACCTCGTATAGGCTCTCTGTGTCTGCAATCAAAGTaaaattttcagaaatattcaatttatggtagttttaatattattattatattgaattagtTTGAATTCTGCTGAAACTGCATCAAAGGAAGTGAGCTTAATACTGATGATGTACCTTTATTGTTCCACAGTAAGGTCCAcgtcgttataatggcagtgtttgattagcaatggtatttctatcctttTCTTTTATTCaacaactagccgtcaggctcgcttcgctcgccatatccgtctagccagggggctccgccccctggacccccgactagatcgtccaagaatgagatcagcaggctcgctttgatcgcctgcatttttcatttgagcatttttatcatatgttaggacaatccagtcgggggtccagactaaacggatatggcgagcaaaacgagcctgacggctagtaatataatattcccaggattgaagtagcagtgcccaataaatttttccgcgataaatgcatttaaatcttcaacttgatgccaacctaacaaagtcaactcaacttaatgccaacctgacaaaattattaatttagttgccagttaacaactgtttcgaagaggtactctatctagattatagttctatagtaacatatgatatggaaatttcaattataattaagagattgtgagaagaagaatatacgtgctaaaagacgaacttcaaacccttaaaaataacccttagagttaaaatattgccaaaagatttcttagtgcgcctctaaagggccaactgaacatacctacaaaatttgaacgtttttggtccggtagattttaagttctgcgagtgagtgagtgagtgagtgagtcagtcagtgagtgagtgagtgagtgccatttcactttcaTATAGATAGAAACACATAGCGCTAACtttttctcactttgctctgttatTGCCAGAtagtattttaacaatgtaaacttaataattaattaacaaaatattttatcttaattatgtaaattcataatgacattattaagaaatataatcaattgcttgataaaatataattgattatattcaacgagaatgaactgtaaatattacatcaataaatctgtacgGTATctactaccgtctatagaaggcattgacaagacagaggcacggcaacgtttttctcctatatttctccactgccattataacgtggaccttactatagctgGATGGATTCATTCCTTTAGTTAATTTATCAGTTTTattttacactatgaacagaaaTATTTTGGAATCTCTTCATTACggtgaaataaaaacgatattgtcagttccacaaaATTTATTTGAGTCAAACTTTAGTTTCAATGCTtatgtttcaaataaattatgtggaaataattatgtgtcttgaaacttaagtttgactcaaataaattttgtggaactgacaatattgttttattttattttacttaatTATTGTCCATCTATTTATGCAAGTACcccataaaaattatttcagaagagaAATTTTAACTTCGGACACTTTATTAACCaagatattatcatagagaaacgatagcatagatatcccatggtatagggcgtttatgttgcaactttcactgttaccCCAAGCtaatagttcacatagttctttcctatgcagctgtgtgatgctggtagtctctcaaattgtgctgttcatacactagcaccccaacaaaacagtaaaaattgacaataatcggcttgagataacagtaaaagttgcgacataaattccctataccatgggatatctacttacgctattgtttctctatgatattatgtaGACCCAgtgatttttattcataataattgatttctgCTGAAACTGCATCAAAGTGAGTAAGCTTATACTGATGATGTACCTATTGTCCTAGCTGGATTGATTCATCactatatttatcaattttatttctgttgttggttatccatcttgttttcactattataaCCATCGTATattcataaaactttaaagtgaaaaaacactcacattctttgatgtggcctAAAATTTTATTTCACACAATGAACAGAAATATTGTGGAATCTCTCCATTAAGgtgaaatcaatttcaattcaattttagtagaacacacaaaacaaaatgagaaagaattacaaaacaaataaaatacaataaaatgttacaaatatgaaaaaaccatgggctttgtggttgggtgtgttggagaagagaaaaaaatgagagaggaagatacctagccaactatggtttcccatgtaataggcaggcaaagaagagaataagagagaagtgatgaggaaaaaagggaagggagaaaaacagaggaataggcaCGCAAAATTAAGGTAAGCGAGTCCTTTGAAACTTATTGTTTCAGGTATTTTTCTATCTATACATTACACCccaaatataatttaaatattaatgaaaatcaaATCATTGAAACTTGATGAACTATTATACCCAAAATCAttcttttatttgaaatatcaaattcaaattcaaatgatttttattcacaaaaaaaggtaatacagcagcagaaacattagataaatagtgaatattccTCACGAAGACAACAAGTCTGGGTGTGGGGAATGAGCACCGTGAACTGCATTATAACAACCTGACAGTTaaagatttacaataaaaaaaacaatagaataagtaaAGTAAATAAAAACGATTTTGTCAGTTCCACAAAACTTATTTGAGTCGAGAACTtaagtttcaaataaattgtgttgaactgacaatatcgttttatttcatttcattttacttaATCATTGTCCATCTATTTATGCAAGTACATCATAACAATTATTTCAGAAGAGAAATAATGTTTGACACTGTATTAGGCAAGATATGTAGGCCCAGTGATTTTTATCCATAAAGAGAACACTAGAGAATTATATTGTTCAACAtcacaaatttattttgaaaaattacatacCAACTTGTTTTGTCAACTTTAGTGTCTGAAAATGAAACCATAGGTGTCGGAgcatgaatatatatattttttaaaaattcgtgatattagacaatattctggtgttttcataaaaattttgaaatatgcAAATTATGTTCTTTGTAGTATGGTATTACATTATAGCGTATTGTAAGTTACGGTGTATTTTAGACAACAAtaacatatttttataaaaaattgttgaagaaaatacTACAGACTTAGCCTAGTTCTTCCGCCTTCAATGTCATATTATGATTTTagtattttctacaataatgaataattaaaaaatagtgCACTTAATCATTGTTCAATAGTGAACATTGTGATGCACTTTTTACTTTGTAGCGCATTAATTAATAccttattgaataatttgactACCAACATAGTCTCTATGAAAACCAATAAAATGCACTATAAACTGAATTATATGAATGGATGACTATATTAGTAGGCCCTAACACACCATTTTTGCATGAATCCATTCAACTCCATGCCATATTATCAAtgtatgataataaattaatattagtaaacaaaaattcaaattagatgctgtaaatcaccccaaagacttctgctactgctaaatattgataacagggtaaacagctagatggaaattcattgTTTAAGTttaataataagtttatttttaCGTACCGTAtttcattttctcaaaataaaatttattgataaatcttTTACTAACCTAGTAGAGTACCATCCACGTCGAAAATGATATGCGTTATACATGAGTCTTTCTCAGTCATTTTGTCACAGTATTTATTTTGAAACGGTATACTTATGTTGTCCCCCaaacaaaattttgatgtatcttgaaaatttaaaaacaaattgTGTGTGGATTTCAAACTTGTAGACTTTCACATTTTTGGAATTAAATTAGCAAGTGAGAATACTGTGTTGAGACATGTAGCCCAGCTGACCTTACATTAAATAAGTTACacatttattaattaaattatttttactttccttgccctattaccataggtaaggaaagtattgctttccgaaaaaatttaaagtaccctaatttcatgttttctatacgtttcattactttccttgccctattaccataggtaaggaaagtattgatttccgaaaaaaattaaggtaccccaatttctaaatttctatacgtttcaaggtcccctgagtccaaaaaagtggtttttgggtattggtctgtatgtgctgtgtgtgtgtgtgtgtgtgtgtgtgtgttgtgtgtgtgtgtgtgtatgagtgtatgtgcgtctgtgtacacgatatatcatctaccaattaacagaatgacttgaaatttagaacgtAAGGTCCtccccctataaggatccgattcaatttcgaacaaatccaattcaagatggcggctaaaatggcgaaaatgttgtcaaaaacagggtttttcgcgattttcttgaaaaccgCTCTAACGAttatgatcaaatttatacctaaaatattcattgataagctccatcaactgccacaagtctcatatctgtaaaaattccaggagctccgccccatcaatgcaaagtgtgattttagattcccaattatcaaacttcagatacaatttaaacaaaaaattcaagtggaaaagattgagcataaaaatctctacaattaatgttcagtgacatcttcacctaaaattgaaaatgagctcgaaattcgagaaatgtttattcaataatgcaaactgttggcaactgttgattctattaaatcattcactatgaagagatagcagactttgtgtgtctccagcgttattgtcctgtcaccagctggcagatctttgaataatagacttgagatgcgcgtgtacactagcgtcaggtgataaattttcataacggcaaggaaagttgtgtgagtgcgccacaccagattttctataactttattataaaatttaaattatttatcaataatttattcaattattaaagttTGAATCCTAGATTAACCTATGGTAttgtattcaaaaataatacaattgtTTCTTATAAACGTTTTCACACATTCCAACTTTTTTAATGTGTGAACACTCTCATAAGAACCAAAGGTATTGTTTTTCCGCCCAGCAGAACAAAGCTTTAGAAGTTCAAAATTATTCTCTTACAACAGAAAAATtcttgatgttgctttccattaCAAAACACTATAAATAACAACCTAAACATTgtattaatgtccgaaacatgttgtgacaaaaaatttgaaagggtactgaaatttatatttttatttatactacaTTACTAATTTGTTGCAGTTCAggcactgtgttacttgtaaatatttgaaaaactcaTCAAGAAAGAGAAGTGGAGTGCATTCCTCAATTCTCCAAGAagagtaagtgtttttttcaaatatttaagctgcatttacac encodes:
- the LOC111058751 gene encoding pseudouridine-5'-phosphatase, translated to MTEKDSCITHIIFDVDGTLLDTESLYEVAYRKIAEKFGKEFKDEYLPMLAGQLGDVVRQNLIDLFELPLSLEEIKCVLRSMMEEKLYDSNFMPGAEKLVKHFAAHGIPMAIATSSTPDEMELKTKRHDKKCLFQYFTHMVCGVGDPDVKRGKPEPDIFLVCASRFPGKPDPKNVLVFEDSVAGKTAALAAGMKCVMTPNPHFDKKLTEDATLVIDTLDYFKPEKFGLPPLKD